In one Nocardioides luteus genomic region, the following are encoded:
- a CDS encoding ABC transporter substrate-binding protein, giving the protein MSPHSILTRLLVAPAALVLLGGALAACGSSGSADADKPVLRVGVQKDGIRSVLTQAGLLEDLPYEIEWSEFTAGPPIIEAAAADQIDVAWVGSAPPIFGAAAGADFKVVATVEEQDEKTDSILVPKGSDITSSADLKGKRIAVGKGTSAHGHLLLALKSAGLTLDDVDPQYLQPAEGLAAFQAGEVDAWSIWDPFVTQAVNEDGAVDITADEGGTTDPYLAFEIASAASLEETDTRGSIEHFVGLVRDGFEWAQQNPDKWGEGWASESGLPVSTTSEVAAKKASVVGPVTEEHIASEQQLADAFFEAGEIPEKVDFTSVVEPGLIE; this is encoded by the coding sequence GTGTCCCCACACAGCATCCTGACGCGTCTCCTCGTGGCCCCGGCCGCGCTCGTCCTGCTCGGCGGTGCGTTGGCCGCCTGCGGCTCGTCCGGCTCGGCCGACGCGGACAAGCCGGTCCTACGGGTCGGCGTCCAGAAGGACGGCATCCGCTCCGTGCTGACCCAGGCCGGCCTCCTGGAAGACCTTCCCTACGAGATCGAGTGGTCGGAGTTCACCGCTGGGCCGCCGATCATCGAGGCCGCTGCCGCCGACCAGATCGACGTGGCCTGGGTCGGCTCGGCCCCGCCGATCTTCGGTGCCGCGGCCGGAGCCGACTTCAAGGTCGTCGCCACCGTCGAGGAGCAGGACGAGAAGACCGACTCGATCCTGGTCCCGAAGGGGTCGGACATCACGTCCTCCGCCGACCTGAAGGGCAAGAGGATCGCGGTCGGCAAGGGCACCTCCGCCCACGGCCACCTGCTGCTGGCGCTCAAGTCGGCCGGCCTGACCCTCGACGACGTCGATCCGCAGTATCTCCAGCCCGCCGAGGGGCTGGCGGCGTTTCAGGCCGGCGAGGTCGACGCCTGGTCGATCTGGGACCCGTTCGTCACCCAGGCCGTCAACGAGGACGGCGCCGTCGACATCACGGCGGACGAGGGCGGCACCACCGACCCGTACCTCGCCTTCGAGATCGCCTCGGCCGCCTCGCTGGAGGAGACCGACACCCGCGGGTCGATCGAGCACTTCGTCGGCCTGGTCAGGGACGGCTTCGAGTGGGCACAGCAGAACCCCGACAAGTGGGGTGAGGGCTGGGCCTCGGAGTCAGGCCTCCCGGTCTCGACGACCAGCGAGGTGGCAGCGAAGAAGGCCTCCGTGGTCGGCCCGGTGACCGAGGAGCACATCGCCTCCGAGCAGCAGCTGGCCGATGCCTTCTTCGAGGCGGGCGAGATCCCCGAGAAGGTCGACTTCACGTCGGTCGTCGAGCCCGGGCTCATCGAGTAG
- a CDS encoding flavin reductase family protein, whose protein sequence is MTNVPPLTTNQDLDPQALRKAFGVFPTGVVAVAALVDGKPIGLAASSFTSVSLDPPLVSFSVARTSKTWPDLRRSSHLGVTVLAEHHGEVCRQLAGPVDSRFDGLVVSETVDGALTLDEGLARFDCTVYREVEAGDHIVVLLQLHAADHGAGQPLVFHRSNFGKLAS, encoded by the coding sequence ATGACGAACGTACCGCCGCTGACGACCAACCAGGATCTGGATCCGCAGGCACTGAGGAAGGCGTTCGGGGTCTTTCCGACGGGTGTGGTCGCGGTCGCGGCTCTGGTCGACGGCAAGCCGATCGGCCTGGCCGCCTCCTCGTTCACCTCGGTGTCCCTGGACCCGCCGCTGGTGTCCTTCTCGGTGGCCAGGACGTCGAAGACCTGGCCCGATCTGCGCCGCTCCTCGCACCTGGGTGTCACGGTGCTCGCCGAGCACCACGGCGAGGTCTGCCGCCAGCTCGCCGGTCCGGTCGACTCCCGCTTCGACGGGCTGGTCGTCAGCGAGACCGTCGACGGGGCGCTGACCCTGGACGAGGGCCTGGCTCGCTTCGACTGCACGGTCTACCGCGAGGTCGAGGCCGGCGACCACATCGTCGTACTCCTCCAGCTCCACGCCGCCGACCACGGCGCCGGCCAGCCCCTGGTCTTCCACCGCTCCAACTTCGGAAAGCTGGCCAGCTGA
- a CDS encoding ribosomal protein L7/L12, translating into MDVFGVVALVGLVLLYLVIESSSSRTRMELTRRLNRLEDKVDLLLKHAGLEEPPVPRQDEVVALVRAGKKIEAIKVYREATGVGLVEAKNAVERLG; encoded by the coding sequence GTGGATGTCTTCGGAGTCGTAGCCCTCGTCGGTCTGGTTCTGCTCTACCTCGTGATCGAGTCCTCGTCGAGCAGGACTCGCATGGAGCTCACCCGCCGGCTGAACCGGCTCGAGGACAAGGTCGACCTGCTCCTGAAGCACGCGGGGCTGGAGGAGCCGCCGGTGCCGCGTCAGGACGAGGTGGTGGCGCTCGTGCGCGCGGGCAAGAAGATCGAGGCGATCAAGGTCTATCGGGAGGCGACCGGCGTCGGCCTGGTCGAGGCCAAGAACGCGGTCGAGCGGCTCGGCTGA
- the hemG gene encoding protoporphyrinogen oxidase, which yields MRVIVVGAGIAGLTAARDLSLKGHRVTVLEASDRVGGKIRGESVAGHLVDVGAEAMLNRRPEGVSLAREIGLEIVHPTDAKSSIWSRGALRPIPRSIMGVPLDLPALESAGLLSEETLEVVRREPTLPPAKTDEDISVGDFIASRFGDETADRLADPLLAGVYAGHARAISVKAAAPQLFMLAEKGSLLEAAAALPTSDVPVFAGIDGGMSRLPTTLAEGLDIRLNTPVDTVTRTPQGFLIETGDEVEAADAVVVATPAPVAAQLLRSTAPSVARELSAIETASVAVVTFAFSELPAELSGRSGFLVPPVEECAIKASTFSFAKWAWVGERGNYLRTSIGRHGEPPSDDDDRLVADSLAALEQIVGITATPTDVHVQRWTDGLPQYPVGHLDRVARIRQGLRAVPGLTLAGASYDGVGIPATIASAHRAAEDLS from the coding sequence GTGCGTGTCATCGTCGTCGGAGCAGGGATCGCCGGACTGACCGCGGCCCGCGACCTGTCGCTGAAGGGCCACCGGGTCACGGTGCTGGAGGCCTCGGACCGGGTCGGAGGGAAGATCCGCGGGGAGTCCGTCGCCGGACACCTGGTCGACGTCGGTGCCGAGGCGATGCTCAACCGCCGGCCGGAGGGCGTGTCCCTCGCTCGTGAGATCGGCCTCGAGATCGTGCACCCGACCGACGCGAAGTCCTCGATCTGGTCGCGCGGCGCGCTGCGGCCGATCCCGCGCTCGATCATGGGCGTACCCCTCGACCTGCCCGCGCTGGAGTCGGCCGGTCTCCTCTCCGAGGAGACCCTGGAGGTCGTACGCCGCGAACCCACGCTCCCACCGGCGAAGACGGACGAGGACATCTCCGTCGGCGACTTCATCGCGTCCCGGTTCGGGGACGAGACCGCCGATCGGCTCGCGGACCCGTTGCTCGCCGGGGTCTACGCCGGCCACGCCCGCGCGATCTCGGTGAAGGCGGCCGCGCCGCAGCTGTTCATGCTGGCCGAGAAGGGGTCGCTGCTGGAGGCCGCCGCCGCGCTGCCGACCTCCGACGTGCCGGTCTTCGCAGGCATCGACGGCGGCATGTCCCGGCTGCCCACGACCCTCGCCGAGGGCCTCGACATCAGGCTCAACACCCCGGTCGACACCGTCACCCGGACCCCGCAGGGATTCCTGATCGAGACCGGCGACGAGGTGGAAGCCGCCGATGCCGTAGTGGTCGCGACTCCCGCTCCGGTGGCCGCACAACTGCTCCGCTCGACGGCCCCCTCGGTCGCCCGCGAGCTGTCCGCGATCGAGACCGCCAGCGTCGCCGTGGTGACCTTCGCCTTCTCCGAGCTCCCCGCGGAACTGTCTGGCAGGTCGGGATTCCTCGTCCCACCGGTGGAGGAGTGCGCGATCAAGGCCTCGACCTTCTCCTTCGCCAAGTGGGCGTGGGTGGGGGAGCGCGGCAACTACCTGCGCACCTCTATCGGGCGTCACGGCGAGCCGCCCTCGGACGACGACGACCGTCTGGTCGCCGACTCCCTCGCGGCCCTCGAGCAGATCGTCGGGATCACGGCGACACCGACCGACGTGCACGTCCAGCGCTGGACCGACGGGCTCCCGCAGTACCCGGTCGGTCACCTCGACCGGGTCGCCCGGATCCGCCAGGGGCTCCGCGCGGTGCCCGGTCTGACCCTCGCCGGCGCCTCCTACGACGGCGTCGGGATCCCGGCCACGATCGCCTCGGCGCACCGAGCCGCCGAGGACCTGAGCTGA
- a CDS encoding protein TPRXL yields MSEAASAPQSSLREMLGGAKEPEFQLRLLPGWERHSPDEADRAAMDAALKKRFMSINRPELHASMRAQLDQAYALMKQQQVKAYFAATAPTDSLAIIPGAIVATTFHAHSGGTLDTHVAALIRDHGAQPLFGDKRFIRYERESTRTAEGDEAVIVTSIVYMTPVPGSKRRRGLQLTATLARPMDMAATDEKFLAWKLALDVCVSTLRWVPA; encoded by the coding sequence TTGTCTGAGGCAGCATCAGCCCCACAGTCCTCGCTACGCGAGATGCTCGGTGGCGCCAAAGAGCCGGAGTTCCAGCTGAGGCTGCTCCCCGGCTGGGAACGACACTCCCCGGATGAGGCCGACCGAGCCGCGATGGACGCGGCGTTGAAGAAGCGCTTCATGAGCATCAACAGGCCCGAGCTCCACGCCTCCATGCGTGCCCAGCTCGATCAGGCGTACGCACTCATGAAGCAGCAGCAGGTCAAGGCCTACTTCGCTGCCACCGCGCCGACCGACAGCCTCGCCATCATCCCCGGCGCGATCGTCGCGACGACGTTCCACGCCCACAGCGGCGGGACCCTCGACACCCACGTCGCCGCGTTGATCCGTGACCACGGCGCCCAGCCGCTCTTCGGGGACAAACGGTTCATCCGCTACGAGCGCGAGTCGACCCGGACCGCCGAGGGCGACGAGGCCGTGATCGTGACGTCGATCGTCTACATGACCCCCGTCCCCGGCTCGAAGCGGCGCCGGGGGCTCCAGCTGACCGCGACGCTCGCCCGGCCGATGGACATGGCCGCGACCGACGAGAAGTTCCTGGCGTGGAAGCTGGCTCTGGACGTCTGCGTCTCGACCCTCCGGTGGGTGCCGGCCTGA
- a CDS encoding flagellar protein FlgN has protein sequence MADVSIKIETLDQTVKKLDSIIDEFDHAVGNADALEGAIGNPFHRGELRGQADDFEQRWDMKRKDLKDELSDVRDHIKGVVEGFQNWDSETALLFQQK, from the coding sequence ATGGCAGACGTCTCCATCAAGATCGAGACCCTTGATCAGACGGTCAAGAAGCTTGATTCGATCATCGACGAGTTCGACCACGCCGTCGGCAACGCCGATGCGCTCGAAGGCGCCATCGGCAACCCGTTCCACCGTGGTGAGCTGCGCGGTCAGGCCGACGACTTCGAGCAGCGCTGGGACATGAAGCGCAAGGACCTCAAGGACGAGCTCTCCGACGTGCGGGACCACATCAAAGGCGTCGTCGAGGGATTCCAGAACTGGGACAGCGAGACGGCTCTCCTGTTCCAGCAGAAATAG
- a CDS encoding alpha/beta hydrolase translates to MLPLRTRIFAFLQERLVKTPLNAEEMIALRAQREGLRTGPVTAFLFGRPADVAVKETYVDGRRFVIYTPPGVGEAAPVVINYHGGGWCLGTPEQSAWVSSHVAAGTGSIVVAPSYRLAPEHPFPTAVEDAWSALEWVAKNAADLGGDPSRIAVMGDSAGGNLAAVVSLMARDAGGPSVRAQVLIYPAVEMYEKFPSEAANANGPVLTSTQMSTFGHLYMGERYGDESWQASPLRAASHADLPPAHIITALHDPIRDHGTRYAEALRAAGTPVSLVDYDTAFHGFMSLPGVAPAAPEALAGIVAFLR, encoded by the coding sequence ATGCTGCCGCTGCGTACCCGCATCTTCGCCTTCCTCCAGGAGCGCCTGGTCAAGACGCCGCTGAACGCCGAGGAGATGATCGCCCTGCGCGCCCAGCGCGAGGGGCTCCGCACCGGCCCGGTCACCGCCTTCCTCTTCGGGCGCCCCGCGGACGTCGCGGTCAAGGAGACGTACGTCGACGGGCGCCGCTTCGTGATCTACACGCCTCCCGGCGTCGGCGAGGCCGCGCCGGTCGTCATCAACTACCACGGTGGCGGCTGGTGCCTCGGGACGCCGGAGCAGAGCGCGTGGGTCTCCTCTCACGTGGCCGCGGGCACCGGGTCGATCGTGGTCGCGCCGTCCTATCGGCTGGCGCCCGAGCATCCGTTCCCGACTGCCGTCGAGGACGCCTGGTCGGCGTTGGAGTGGGTCGCGAAGAATGCGGCCGACCTGGGCGGCGACCCCTCGCGGATCGCGGTGATGGGCGACAGCGCCGGCGGCAACCTGGCGGCCGTGGTGTCGCTGATGGCCCGTGATGCGGGCGGTCCCTCGGTGCGGGCGCAGGTGCTGATCTACCCGGCGGTGGAGATGTACGAGAAGTTCCCCTCCGAGGCCGCCAACGCCAACGGGCCGGTGCTCACCTCGACGCAGATGAGCACCTTCGGCCACCTCTACATGGGCGAGCGCTACGGGGACGAGTCCTGGCAGGCCTCTCCCCTGCGCGCCGCCTCCCACGCCGACCTGCCGCCGGCCCACATCATCACCGCGCTGCACGACCCGATCCGCGACCACGGCACCCGGTATGCGGAGGCCCTGCGTGCTGCCGGCACGCCGGTCTCGCTGGTCGACTACGACACCGCGTTCCACGGGTTCATGTCGCTCCCCGGGGTCGCCCCGGCCGCACCGGAGGCTCTCGCCGGGATCGTCGCGTTCCTGCGGTGA
- the hemQ gene encoding hydrogen peroxide-dependent heme synthase, producing MTDPQADIKSNAAKINELNATIRYTMWSVFSLEETLGDADRKAEAVEVEELFAAFAEEDIVVRGTYDVAGLRADADVMFWLHADSSDKLQSAYHRLRRTAFGGRLVPVWSQMALHRPAEFNRSHLPAFLADERTHDYVAVYPFIRSYEWYLLDDKERRRLLAEHGQMARDYPDVRANTVPSFALGDYEWMLAFEADDLSRIVDLMRHLRGSETRRHVREEVPFYTGARVDIADLLDRLP from the coding sequence ATGACCGACCCGCAGGCCGACATCAAGTCCAACGCAGCCAAGATCAACGAGCTCAACGCGACCATCCGCTACACGATGTGGTCGGTCTTCTCCCTGGAGGAGACCCTCGGCGACGCCGACCGCAAGGCCGAGGCGGTCGAGGTCGAGGAGCTCTTCGCCGCCTTCGCCGAGGAGGACATCGTGGTGCGCGGCACCTACGACGTCGCCGGCCTGCGCGCCGACGCCGACGTGATGTTCTGGCTGCACGCCGACTCCTCCGACAAGCTCCAGTCGGCCTACCACCGCCTGCGCCGCACCGCCTTCGGCGGCCGCCTGGTGCCCGTGTGGTCGCAGATGGCCCTGCACCGCCCGGCCGAGTTCAACCGCAGCCACCTGCCGGCCTTCCTCGCCGACGAGCGCACCCACGACTACGTCGCGGTCTACCCGTTCATCCGCTCCTACGAGTGGTACCTCCTCGACGACAAGGAGCGCCGCCGCCTCCTCGCCGAGCACGGCCAGATGGCGCGCGACTACCCCGACGTGCGGGCCAACACCGTCCCGTCCTTCGCGCTCGGCGACTACGAGTGGATGCTGGCCTTCGAGGCCGACGATCTCTCCCGCATCGTCGACCTGATGCGCCACCTCCGCGGCTCCGAGACCCGCCGCCACGTACGCGAGGAGGTGCCGTTCTACACCGGCGCCCGCGTCGACATCGCCGACCTCCTGGATCGCCTTCCCTGA